Proteins found in one Cyprinus carpio isolate SPL01 chromosome B10, ASM1834038v1, whole genome shotgun sequence genomic segment:
- the LOC109059695 gene encoding hyaluronan and proteoglycan link protein 1-like, whose amino-acid sequence MTFLLFFLLVLSESRADSFEEAYSDLEHYRTIYISENGPRLSVDTAQPKVISQRGGNATLQCKFNQDPSSPPNPKLRIKWTKLTSDYLKEIDVFVAMGFHKKSYGRFHGRVHLQDAGKNDASLVITDITLEDYGKYKCEIIDGLEDDTVVVSLDLQGIVFPYFPRLGRYNLNFADAEKACRDQDAIVASFDQLYDAWRDGLDWCNAGWLSDGSVQYPITKPREPCGGKNTIPGVRNYGMRDKQKERYDVFCFTSNYKGRFYYLIHPFKLTYDEAVRACQKDGAKIAKVGQMYAAWKLQGYDRCDAGWLADGSVRYPISRPRRRCSPTEAAVRFSGFPDKKHKLYGVYCYKSDN is encoded by the exons ATGAccttccttctttttttcctcttggTCCTCTCCGAGAGCCGAGCTGACAGCTTTGAAGAGGCATATAGTGACCTGGAACACTACAGGACTATATACATCTCAG AAAATGGACCCAGACTCTCAGTTGACACAGCACAACCCAAAGTAATCTCTCAACGTGGTGGCAATGCCACACTGCAATGCAAGTTCAACCAGGATCCATCATCTCCCCCAAATCCCAAACTGAGGATTAAATGGACTAAATTGACTTCAGATTATCTGAAGGAAATTGATGTGTTTGTAGCTATGGGTTTCCACAAAAAGAGCTATGGTCGATTCCATGGCCGCGTACACCTGCAGGATGCTGGCAAGAATGATGCTTCACTAGTTATCACTGACATCACTCTGGAGGATTATGGGAAATACAAGTGTGAAATCATTGATGGCTTGGAGGATGATACAGTAGTTGTCTCACTTGACCTGCAAG GCATTGTTTTCCCATATTTTCCTCGACTGGGTCGTTACAACCTGAACTTCGCTGATGCTGAGAAAGCTTGCCGAGACCAGGATGCCATTGTGGCATCTTTTGACCAGCTGTATGATGCATGGAGAGATGGGTTGGATTGGTGCAATGCAGGGTGGCTCAGTGACGGATCGGTGCAATACCCCATCACCAAACCCAGAGAACCATGTGGAGGCAAAAACACCATTCCTGGTGTGAGGAATTATGGGATGCGTGACAAGCAAAAGGAAAGATATGATGTCTTCTGTTTCACCTCTAACTACAAAG GACGTTTCTATTATTTGATACACCCTTTCAAACTTACATATGACGAGGCAGTGCGGGCGTGTCAAAAGGACGGTGCTAAGATCGCCAAAGTCGGGCAGATGTACGCAGCGTGGAAGCTGCAGGGCTACGACCGCTGTGACGCAGGCTGGCTGGCGGACGGCAGTGTACGCTACCCAATCTCAAGACCACGCAGACGCTGTAGTCCCACGGAGGCCGCTGTCCGCTTCTCTGGATTCCCAGACAAGAAGCACAAACTCTACGGCGTCTACTGCTACAAGAGCGACAACTGA